Proteins encoded by one window of Tunturibacter psychrotolerans:
- a CDS encoding nuclear transport factor 2 family protein: MAITSDSVREIFKGLENGDGAAFFERVADDVAWTVMGTHPLAGHYCSKKAFTEGTFSKLSQVLPHGAQLHVEDLIVKDDEAVVELHSLATAKNGMRFDNRYCWVVYFREGLIVRVRAYLDSAMVARLFEENPIA, encoded by the coding sequence ATGGCAATTACATCAGACAGTGTTCGGGAGATCTTCAAGGGACTTGAGAACGGCGACGGCGCTGCGTTCTTCGAACGGGTAGCCGACGACGTCGCCTGGACAGTGATGGGCACCCACCCCCTCGCCGGTCACTACTGTAGCAAGAAGGCTTTCACGGAGGGCACCTTCTCCAAGTTGAGCCAGGTTCTCCCACACGGCGCGCAGCTCCATGTGGAGGATTTGATCGTAAAGGACGACGAGGCGGTAGTTGAACTTCATTCTCTAGCGACAGCAAAGAACGGCATGCGCTTCGACAATCGCTACTGCTGGGTAGTTTATTTCCGAGAGGGATTGATCGTGCGAGTTCGTGCCTACCTCGACTCGGCAATGGTCGCCCGGTTGTTCGAGGAGAATCCGATTGCCTGA
- the ripC gene encoding itaconate degradation C-C-lyase RipC (Third step in itaconate degradation.) — protein sequence MTLPKLQQSILSLKSWLFTPATKSDRFARAAEVHADALIVDLEDAVAPSAKKEAREAALRYLAVTHADHLPCALRINSPDTMFGFDDLEALLSSPADPDYLILPKCGSSALIGLVGNLLRETGKTAQIIALIESAKGVGALDEIVRGDAKPAALLFGAADMAADLGAETAWEPLLWVRSRVVQSAASTGIALLDSPYFNIGDTEGLKQETKASESLGFHGKCAIHPAQIAIINEVLTPNEQQVAKARQILVVNQKGVGSVDHQMVDEAVARKARLVLERAGIAVEK from the coding sequence ATGACGCTTCCGAAGTTGCAACAATCGATTCTTTCGCTGAAGAGTTGGCTGTTCACACCAGCGACCAAATCTGACAGATTTGCCCGTGCAGCCGAGGTACACGCCGACGCCCTGATCGTTGATCTTGAAGACGCAGTGGCGCCTTCCGCAAAGAAAGAAGCGCGCGAGGCAGCACTTCGCTACCTTGCAGTGACTCACGCAGACCATCTCCCTTGTGCGCTGAGAATTAATTCCCCGGACACGATGTTCGGGTTCGATGACCTAGAGGCTCTATTAAGCTCTCCGGCCGATCCTGATTATCTGATCTTACCGAAATGCGGATCGTCCGCTCTCATTGGCTTGGTAGGAAATCTGCTGCGAGAGACGGGCAAGACGGCGCAGATTATCGCGCTTATCGAGAGCGCCAAGGGTGTGGGGGCTCTTGATGAGATAGTCCGAGGAGACGCCAAGCCAGCTGCCTTGCTCTTCGGCGCGGCGGACATGGCCGCGGATCTTGGGGCGGAAACTGCGTGGGAGCCCCTGCTTTGGGTACGGTCGCGCGTCGTTCAATCTGCTGCATCAACCGGGATAGCGCTCTTGGATTCGCCCTATTTCAATATTGGGGACACAGAAGGCCTCAAGCAGGAGACGAAAGCCTCGGAGAGTCTGGGATTTCACGGCAAATGTGCAATCCACCCGGCACAAATTGCAATCATCAATGAGGTCTTAACCCCGAACGAACAACAAGTAGCCAAGGCACGCCAGATTCTTGTCGTGAACCAGAAGGGTGTAGGTTCTGTGGATCACCAGATGGTGGATGAAGCCGTTGCACGCAAGGCGAGACTCGTCCTTGAACGAGCTGGAATCGCTGTTGAGAAATAA
- the ripB gene encoding (R)-specific enoyl-CoA hydratase RipB/Ich (Second step in itaconate degradation.) → MEKTLSAYRELGPKHYRETSGLYYEDFEVGDVFEHRPGRTITDVDNIWMTLLTLNVQPVHFDAAYASQTEWKKMLVDSTFTLALVTGMSVRTISAKVVANLGWDKVKATHPVFAGDTLYAESTVLFKRESKSRPTQGIVTVSTRGLNQDGKEVMSFERTMLIYKRGHQPDSAKY, encoded by the coding sequence ATGGAGAAGACACTATCGGCATACCGGGAGCTAGGCCCGAAGCACTATCGCGAGACATCTGGCCTTTACTACGAGGATTTCGAAGTTGGGGACGTATTCGAGCACCGTCCGGGAAGGACGATCACAGATGTAGACAACATCTGGATGACGTTGCTGACCCTGAATGTGCAACCTGTCCATTTCGATGCCGCCTACGCCTCGCAGACAGAGTGGAAGAAGATGCTGGTGGACAGCACGTTCACCCTCGCACTCGTCACTGGCATGAGCGTCCGAACCATCAGCGCCAAGGTCGTTGCCAATCTGGGATGGGACAAGGTCAAGGCGACGCACCCGGTTTTCGCAGGTGACACGCTCTACGCGGAATCGACGGTTTTATTCAAGCGCGAATCAAAGAGTCGCCCCACGCAAGGGATCGTGACGGTTTCCACACGCGGGCTGAATCAGGATGGCAAGGAAGTGATGAGTTTCGAGCGCACGATGCTGATTTACAAGCGGGGTCACCAACCGGACTCCGCGAAATACTAG
- a CDS encoding acetyl-CoA hydrolase/transferase family protein has translation MMEPKSFYRSKLTTPADAVGRIASGATLSMGMAMTEPPALLNALADRAAAGEVDDLKIYYFESTRIAGESILRYELTGRIHPYCMFVTGVERALIKKGIQDGGRKVLTYVPSNFHQSTRLLTEHICIDTFLVTVSPMDRHGYFTFGTGNDYSSKVARAAKHLIVEVNDQMPRVYGSLAQLHISEVDVIVENNAPLLELPVPESAPEDATIGGIIAEMVPDGACLQMGVGALPNLVCTQLSGRKDLGIHTEALCPGMIDLIDAGVVTNRRKRLNSGKTVFTFAIGQKAMYDFLDDNPSVESHPVDYVNDPHIIAQNDNVVSVNAALQVDLTGAVNAEHMLGHQYSATGGQLDFVRGAYASFGGKSIIACHSTAAKGKVSRIVARLDGPVTTPRTDTQFVVTEFGWTDLKGKSSTERAKALIALAHPEFQGELTAAAKGMHLV, from the coding sequence ATGATGGAACCCAAATCGTTTTATCGATCGAAGCTCACCACGCCCGCAGACGCGGTAGGGCGGATTGCCTCGGGAGCCACCCTGTCGATGGGCATGGCCATGACCGAGCCGCCGGCGTTACTCAACGCACTGGCGGACCGTGCCGCCGCGGGCGAAGTCGATGATCTGAAGATCTACTACTTTGAGTCCACGCGTATCGCGGGCGAGTCGATTCTGCGCTATGAGCTTACAGGCCGCATTCATCCCTATTGCATGTTCGTCACGGGAGTCGAGCGTGCCCTGATCAAAAAAGGGATACAGGACGGGGGGCGCAAGGTGCTCACCTACGTTCCAAGCAACTTCCATCAATCCACCCGGCTCCTGACGGAACATATCTGCATCGACACCTTTCTCGTGACCGTGTCGCCCATGGATCGCCATGGGTACTTTACCTTTGGCACGGGGAATGACTACTCCAGCAAGGTAGCTCGCGCGGCCAAGCACCTGATCGTGGAGGTGAACGATCAGATGCCGCGGGTCTATGGTTCGCTGGCGCAACTACATATCTCAGAAGTCGATGTCATCGTCGAGAACAACGCACCGTTATTGGAGTTACCAGTTCCTGAGTCTGCACCGGAGGACGCCACGATTGGCGGGATCATCGCCGAGATGGTGCCGGATGGTGCATGCCTGCAGATGGGCGTCGGTGCGCTACCAAACCTGGTCTGCACGCAACTCAGTGGCCGGAAGGATCTCGGCATTCACACGGAGGCGCTCTGTCCCGGGATGATCGACCTTATCGATGCGGGCGTGGTGACCAACCGGCGCAAGCGGCTCAATTCCGGAAAGACCGTCTTCACCTTCGCCATAGGGCAAAAGGCTATGTACGACTTCCTTGACGACAACCCGTCCGTCGAGAGCCACCCGGTCGATTATGTCAACGACCCGCACATCATCGCCCAAAACGATAACGTCGTCTCGGTCAATGCCGCCTTGCAAGTCGACTTGACCGGAGCTGTCAACGCTGAACACATGCTCGGTCACCAGTACAGCGCAACGGGAGGCCAACTCGACTTTGTGCGTGGCGCTTACGCCTCCTTCGGAGGCAAGTCGATCATTGCCTGCCATTCGACTGCGGCGAAAGGCAAGGTGTCGCGAATCGTGGCTCGGCTGGACGGCCCGGTGACCACTCCGCGCACCGACACGCAGTTTGTCGTCACAGAATTCGGTTGGACGGACCTAAAAGGTAAGTCATCGACGGAGCGGGCCAAAGCATTGATCGCCCTGGCCCACCCCGAGTTCCAAGGTGAGCTCACGGCGGCGGCCAAGGGAATGCACCTGGTTTGA
- a CDS encoding AEC family transporter — MLDTILSALLPMVVTFLLGFVSAWRHDFGSKDASTLNRMVLQYAVPLALFAGTVMTSRKALSQDVPLVITLCVSIIGFYCVVFLFSRLVLHMQVSSSALAALTASAPAVPFVGPAVLGDLFGGLSAIPIAIASLVINLTVVPITILLLALDSTGRDSENKSSVLQAGRDSASAPKSYVSVFTGKLVETVKEPIVWAPVLAFVIVLSGLRIPQLIVHSLALLGHASGGVALFACGIVLASGKIKVNRYVLFFVFLKNIIQPALVLGGLRWMGYGNPVVSEAVLTTAIPAMPIVLMLALQYRVAQEEAASSVFLSVMGSIVTMGVFIALTH; from the coding sequence ATGCTAGATACCATTTTGAGCGCACTCCTTCCGATGGTCGTCACCTTTTTACTCGGTTTCGTGTCGGCCTGGCGACACGATTTTGGGTCAAAGGATGCCTCGACCCTGAATCGGATGGTGCTTCAATACGCAGTACCGCTGGCGCTTTTTGCCGGAACCGTTATGACGTCGCGCAAGGCACTCAGTCAGGACGTGCCGCTAGTTATTACCCTGTGCGTCAGCATTATTGGCTTCTACTGTGTGGTGTTTCTGTTTTCCCGACTAGTTCTTCATATGCAAGTGAGTAGTAGCGCGCTGGCCGCGCTGACGGCTTCCGCACCAGCAGTGCCTTTCGTTGGCCCAGCCGTGCTCGGCGATCTATTCGGAGGGCTCAGCGCCATTCCGATCGCGATAGCCAGCCTGGTCATCAATCTCACGGTCGTGCCAATCACGATTCTGCTTCTCGCATTGGATTCGACAGGGAGAGATTCAGAGAACAAAAGTTCTGTTCTGCAGGCAGGAAGGGATTCAGCATCGGCTCCTAAATCATACGTCTCGGTGTTCACTGGCAAACTCGTGGAAACCGTCAAAGAACCGATCGTTTGGGCACCGGTCCTCGCTTTCGTTATTGTGTTGAGCGGCCTCCGCATTCCTCAACTCATCGTCCACTCGCTTGCCCTGCTCGGCCACGCATCCGGAGGCGTCGCGCTCTTTGCCTGCGGGATCGTACTTGCATCCGGAAAGATCAAAGTCAACCGATATGTCTTGTTCTTCGTATTCCTGAAAAACATCATTCAGCCCGCCCTGGTTCTGGGTGGTTTGCGATGGATGGGCTATGGCAATCCTGTAGTCAGTGAGGCTGTACTGACGACGGCCATTCCAGCCATGCCTATTGTGCTCATGCTTGCTTTGCAGTACCGCGTCGCACAGGAGGAGGCAGCATCCTCCGTATTCCTCAGCGTAATGGGCTCGATCGTCACGATGGGAGTTTTCATCGCCCTGACGCACTAA
- a CDS encoding MmgE/PrpD family protein — translation MTQVEALAKYAARASFADLSAESRRQLPIHILDSLACCIAALGAAPIKACHEQVAEFGGSSPCTLIGGGQANPIYAAFWHTALVRYVDFMDNFLAQTETCHTADNFGVALTIADYVGGSGRDLMLAVALGYTVQSRFVDRANFMSSGFDHTAQLAFSHNAAAGRLLGLSEQQIGHAIAMAAVSDASFAVVRAKPLSQWKGLASSQSALGAMNTLFLARRGVQGPLQVIEGPLGIDHLLRMKINVDWDKQGYEGVVESTIKKYNAMIHTQSAVHCMVELAKQNKIDPDTIVSIEAEVFQLAFDFAGGGLYGVDKVIRIKEQADHSLPYLLAVALLDGDVMPAQFKPDRIIKPDVQGLLKKVSVRPNHEYTEQYPKKMPAKITVRLQDGRVIEHDVQDYPGLASHPFTWEDAVHKFDALVTGRVDERLCREIKDAVYSVENIQVRDLMKLLGAVKAGHATLASSNAA, via the coding sequence ATGACTCAAGTTGAAGCTCTCGCAAAGTATGCCGCCCGCGCCTCCTTCGCCGACCTTTCGGCCGAATCACGCAGGCAGTTACCAATCCACATTCTAGACTCGCTAGCTTGCTGCATCGCCGCACTGGGCGCCGCCCCGATCAAGGCTTGTCACGAGCAGGTCGCGGAGTTCGGCGGCTCCAGCCCCTGCACGTTGATCGGCGGCGGGCAGGCGAACCCCATCTACGCAGCGTTCTGGCACACCGCACTCGTACGCTACGTCGATTTTATGGACAACTTCCTGGCTCAAACCGAAACCTGCCATACCGCGGACAATTTCGGCGTGGCGCTCACCATCGCCGACTACGTTGGCGGCAGTGGACGCGATTTGATGCTCGCAGTGGCATTAGGCTACACGGTGCAGTCACGTTTTGTTGATCGCGCCAACTTCATGAGCAGCGGCTTCGACCACACCGCGCAACTGGCCTTCTCGCACAACGCCGCCGCTGGCCGGCTACTCGGTCTGAGCGAGCAGCAGATTGGACATGCCATCGCGATGGCCGCGGTCAGCGACGCTTCTTTCGCTGTTGTTCGTGCAAAGCCGCTGTCGCAGTGGAAGGGCCTTGCATCGTCCCAGTCGGCGCTCGGCGCCATGAACACGCTGTTCCTGGCCCGTCGAGGGGTGCAAGGGCCGCTGCAAGTCATTGAGGGCCCCTTGGGCATTGATCACCTCCTGAGGATGAAGATCAACGTCGATTGGGACAAACAGGGGTACGAGGGCGTCGTGGAGAGCACCATCAAGAAGTACAACGCGATGATCCACACCCAGTCCGCGGTCCATTGCATGGTCGAACTTGCGAAGCAGAACAAAATCGATCCCGACACGATTGTCTCGATTGAGGCAGAGGTGTTCCAACTCGCCTTTGACTTCGCCGGTGGAGGCCTCTACGGCGTGGACAAAGTCATCCGCATTAAGGAACAGGCGGATCACAGCCTGCCGTACCTGCTTGCGGTGGCCCTGCTTGACGGCGACGTGATGCCGGCGCAATTCAAACCAGACCGAATCATCAAACCCGACGTGCAGGGGCTACTGAAGAAGGTTTCGGTCCGGCCAAACCACGAATACACGGAGCAATACCCCAAGAAAATGCCGGCCAAGATCACCGTCCGGCTGCAGGACGGGAGAGTGATTGAGCACGATGTCCAAGACTACCCAGGCCTCGCTTCCCATCCGTTCACATGGGAAGACGCGGTCCACAAGTTCGACGCGCTCGTGACCGGTCGCGTCGACGAGAGGCTATGTCGCGAGATCAAAGATGCCGTGTATTCGGTAGAAAATATCCAGGTCCGGGATCTGATGAAACTGCTCGGCGCCGTCAAGGCAGGCCACGCGACACTAGCGTCATCGAACGCAGCCTGA
- the poxB gene encoding ubiquinone-dependent pyruvate dehydrogenase, giving the protein MAKVAEVLVQTLIEAGVKRVYGVAGDSLNGMMETIRKSDKIEWLHVRHEEVAAFAAGAEAHLTNEIAVCAGSCGPGNLHLINGLFDCHRNRVPVLAIAAQIPSHEIGSGYFQETHPEHLFKDCSYYCELVSQPEQMPRVLAIAMRTAITKRGVAVVVIPGDIASRECPAPAISLGILGSASTVRPSDGELQKAAKILNSASKVTILGGAGCEGAHDELVAVAQRLKAPIVHAMRGKEFIEYDNPFDVGMTGLLGFSSGYHAMMNCDVLLMLGTDFPYQQFYPTNAEIIQVDIRGEQIGRRTPVRLGLIGKVKDTLEALTPLLEENTDASYLDKCISHYRQARRGLDDLAIGEPGRTPIHPQYVAKIVDEIASEDAVFTCDVGTPTIWAARYLRMNGKRRLLGSLIHGSMANGLPQAIGVQTAYPRRQVISLSGDGGLAMLLGDILTLKQLNLPVKLVVFNNSTLGFVELEMKAAGLIDYGTILVNPNFAKLAESADILGVRVESPEDLRPALERAFAHNGPALVEVIVNRQELSMPPTISAEQALGFGLYMIRAVMNGRGDEVIDLARTNVFR; this is encoded by the coding sequence ATGGCAAAGGTAGCAGAAGTACTTGTTCAGACGTTGATAGAAGCCGGTGTCAAGCGGGTGTACGGAGTTGCCGGCGATTCACTAAACGGCATGATGGAAACGATCCGCAAGAGCGACAAGATTGAGTGGTTACACGTACGCCATGAGGAGGTGGCCGCCTTTGCGGCAGGAGCCGAGGCACATCTCACGAACGAGATCGCTGTCTGTGCCGGCAGTTGCGGTCCAGGAAACCTCCACCTCATTAACGGGCTCTTTGATTGCCATCGCAACCGTGTCCCTGTCCTTGCAATCGCAGCACAGATTCCGAGCCACGAGATCGGCAGTGGGTACTTTCAGGAGACCCATCCGGAACACCTGTTCAAGGACTGCAGTTACTACTGCGAACTGGTGTCACAGCCGGAGCAGATGCCGCGCGTCCTGGCCATCGCCATGCGAACAGCCATTACCAAACGCGGTGTAGCTGTTGTGGTGATCCCCGGAGATATTGCATCGCGTGAATGTCCTGCACCGGCCATCTCCTTGGGAATTCTGGGATCTGCATCGACAGTCCGTCCCTCGGACGGCGAGTTACAGAAGGCAGCGAAAATTCTAAATAGTGCAAGCAAAGTTACTATCCTCGGCGGAGCTGGATGCGAAGGAGCGCATGATGAACTGGTCGCTGTTGCTCAGCGGCTGAAGGCGCCCATCGTGCATGCGATGCGCGGAAAAGAGTTCATCGAGTATGACAACCCATTCGATGTAGGAATGACGGGACTCCTCGGATTTTCCTCCGGCTACCACGCCATGATGAACTGCGATGTGCTGCTCATGCTCGGCACCGACTTCCCCTATCAGCAGTTTTATCCAACGAATGCAGAAATTATTCAGGTTGACATTAGGGGCGAGCAGATCGGGCGACGCACACCTGTCAGACTTGGGTTGATCGGCAAGGTAAAGGACACCCTGGAAGCACTCACTCCTCTGCTCGAAGAGAATACCGATGCGTCCTATCTGGACAAATGTATCAGCCATTATCGCCAGGCACGCCGGGGACTGGACGATCTCGCGATAGGAGAGCCTGGACGAACTCCGATTCATCCGCAGTACGTCGCTAAGATCGTTGACGAAATTGCCAGCGAGGACGCAGTCTTCACCTGCGATGTGGGCACGCCGACGATCTGGGCCGCTCGTTATCTGCGAATGAACGGCAAGCGAAGGCTTCTCGGTTCTTTGATTCACGGCTCGATGGCAAATGGCCTGCCGCAGGCGATCGGCGTACAGACGGCGTATCCCCGGCGGCAAGTAATCAGCCTTTCAGGCGATGGCGGGTTGGCGATGCTGCTCGGAGACATATTGACCCTCAAGCAATTGAATCTTCCAGTGAAGCTGGTGGTATTCAACAACAGCACACTGGGTTTCGTAGAGCTTGAAATGAAGGCCGCCGGCCTTATTGACTATGGCACAATCCTAGTGAATCCCAATTTCGCGAAGCTGGCCGAGTCGGCAGACATACTTGGCGTCCGAGTGGAAAGTCCGGAGGATTTGAGACCGGCTCTCGAACGCGCCTTTGCACATAACGGACCGGCTCTGGTCGAAGTGATCGTGAACCGGCAGGAACTCTCGATGCCTCCCACGATCAGTGCGGAGCAGGCATTGGGTTTTGGCCTTTATATGATCCGCGCCGTCATGAACGGTCGAGGAGACGAGGTCATCGACCTCGCCAGAACGAATGTCTTTCGTTGA